Genomic window (Candidatus Vicinibacter proximus):
TTGGAAATCTATTAAGTTTTCTTAGAGAACAAACAATTTATGTCCATACCGAAATAATTATTGTTGATGGTGGGAGCTCGGATCATACAATTAGCATTGCACAACAATATAACGTTACAGTTTTGAAGACCGATGTTGCCTGCCGAGCCATCCAAATGAACTTTGGGGCTAAATATGCAATTGGAAAAATTCTATACTTTGTGCATGCTGACGTAATTCCTCCTTCTGGATTTACCCAAGATATCATTAAAGTTTTTACAAACGGGAAAAAATTTGGAATGTTTCGTCAAAAATTTGAAGGCGGTCCAGTTTTGTTAAAAGTTAATTCATTTTTTACCAGATTTAATTGGCTTTGGTGCCGTGGAGGAGATCAAACCATGTTTGTGTGCAAAGATCACTTTAATGCGCTCAATGGATTTGATGAGACATTTGTCATCATGGAAGAATATGAATTTATTAGAAGATCTATGGAGATTGAAAAATTACATGTTTTCAAAAAATACACCACTGTTTCCACCAGAAAATACAACACTAACAGTTATTTAAAAGTTCTTTTAGCAAATCGTAAGGCTTTCGCACTTTTTCAATCAGGTGCTGACCCGTTAAAGATTAAAAATACTTACTCTTCCATGCTGAATCCATATTGATTCATCTCTCGGCTATAAACATCCAATTGGTGCTAAGCTTAAGTAATTTTCTGGAGGGAAATATTTTTAAGAATAACAAATCAAATTGCTCATTCAATTCAATATCTTTTTGATTTTCTGCAAGTCGATTATATATTATTATTCCAATTATTGACAAATTTGAATCTAATAATTTAAGAAAATCTAATGTTGAAAATTTCTCTGGAATTTTGGCGTCATTAAAAATGTCCATACAAATTAAATCAAATTTTTCATTTGAGTTTAACAAATAATTGTACCCATCGTCATTTTTAATATTGAATTGGCTATTAAGTTTTTCTAAAACAAACTCCTCAAAAAGATCGATAACCGCTGAATCTAATTCCA
Coding sequences:
- a CDS encoding TIGR04283 family arsenosugar biosynthesis glycosyltransferase codes for the protein MLFSIIIPTLNEEKYLGNLLSFLREQTIYVHTEIIIVDGGSSDHTISIAQQYNVTVLKTDVACRAIQMNFGAKYAIGKILYFVHADVIPPSGFTQDIIKVFTNGKKFGMFRQKFEGGPVLLKVNSFFTRFNWLWCRGGDQTMFVCKDHFNALNGFDETFVIMEEYEFIRRSMEIEKLHVFKKYTTVSTRKYNTNSYLKVLLANRKAFALFQSGADPLKIKNTYSSMLNPY